The following is a genomic window from Neodiprion virginianus isolate iyNeoVirg1 chromosome 1, iyNeoVirg1.1, whole genome shotgun sequence.
AACAATTTGTGCACAAAGGAGttaatttatgaaattctATTTGACGCAATTCAATAGTAAATTGAAGCACTCGTACAACTGTAGCCTTCATTAAAGTAATATCCACGTTTCTCAGCATCAGCTCTCCAACAAATATTACATGTGGATTTTTtgtaaatgtataatttacttCCATCTTCTTCCCGAACATCTCAGTCTCTCTTCCGATCATACATATTGATAAAGCACACCACAGAACACTAACTAGTTGCTTTAGCACAAAGGAAGAGCCAACATTATTTGGCAGGGTATAAATGTTACGGTACTGGTCATTGCAGAATTTTCCATCGTTGCTATTTTCCTTTGTATGTGGACCTGCAAACGTACCCAATGGagttaaaatttattccattaGCTGAATTTGCTGAAAAGAAGGTAGTAACCTCAATCACTTGCTAAACCAGGggtttttctttgaatttcaatgattggttctaatttctaatttaaatttaatcttatTAAATAGCAGTATGACAAATGTATATTTACACCTTTGAATCGATCGACATGTGCAAGCTCTTCCTTCAATGTAGCcaatttcattcctttttGTGAAATCATTATAGTGAGTCTTACACCAAGCCAATATTGTTCAGGGACAGAAAAACACAACAAGAATCCCATGATTGAGCATTCTATCTCATGGTATTCGTTCCAGGCTTTGTCTCTGCAAAGTTCTGAGTAGTATGCTGCATAAACACAATATTTACATGGGATCAGGGTCCAGGATATTTGCAAACAGTGTGAGCAGTAAGTATAAATACTCCGTTGGTCGAGAATTGAGCAATGTGGTTTTTCTAAAATCAGAATTTCGCCAGATTTAATTTTCCGGGTAGCAATAAGGTGCCGGACAAGTTTTGCCGAGTGCTCGACCGCAATCGCATCAGAGGCACAGGGAATTTTTACATTTGGTGCAGATATTTTTGGCATTGGATGTTGGGTCACATTTGCTTGAGACTCAGCAATAGCCGCTCGTGGTGTTGTAATCAATGCTTTTAgctaattttcaattttgttctTCTTATCATTGCTTAGAGATGTCTTATCCAACCAAATTAAAGTTTCTTGAAAAGTTGAATCGACATCAGCACTTCCTAGTGCTGCCAAACATAGTCCTTTTCGCTTGTATAGCTTACTTTTTAATTTGTCTGGGTAATTCAGGTCCAGAGCTCTATTAATGTCACTTACACAGTCCTTGTATATTTTAGCTCAAATAGGGCTGCAGCCCTATTACCTATTGCCAGCGCTAGTTCTTCAGACGAATCTACAGCATATGCTATGCTTTTGGTATATTGTCTTATAGCCCGGTAGTACAGGCCAATCACAAAGCTTTTATTTCCTTTTATTTGAGACTCGAAGGTTTGCGCATCTGAGAAATTAACTTCAGTATTAATAATCTACATAGCTTGAATCAATCAGCAGAGTTTAGTCATAAGTATTAACGAACGATGCGGGATTCGTAAATTTGATCGTTTTTGCATAGTGCAACCATAAAATTAGTGATCCAATTAGGGCTAGCAATATCATATCGAAtgaagtaattaaaaatagtTTGTAAAAGTTCATGTGGATACGTTTAATTGTATCACATTTGCCTAAATAATCAAAGCTCACATCAATTGCACAATTCGTTCGTATTCGAAGGACGCCGGTTAAATCGGTATGGCGCAGTAGAGTGATAACTTGGGACGCGGTAGAACGCGGCAGCTAAGGTGGTGATTCCCGCGCTTTTAAGGATCTCTCAGAGCATATACCTAGAGATGCGCCTGCGAGTGAAAGTAGCGATCATTGGTGACGGCGACAATTCATTGCAGTAAAATGCATGGCGCTGATTGGCTCTCACCAAGAATTGGACGAACCCAGCGTTTCCGAATATCGCCGCGACGGCGCTAGTATAGCGGGCCGTAATTTTCTGGTCGTTGGACGTGAGAAGTCACCAGAACGTTCGTAAGCGCGCGCGAAACTGGACGCATTTTGTCGGCGGGCCTGATTTCTTACGATTCAATTGCTTTAATAATTCTTCCAATCGTATCAAGTTAAATCGGCGCAGCAGTTAAAGAGTGAGTTTGCTTATTAACTCGATATACCACATACTTTACGCAAAGTCCGACataatttttactttgttAAACAAATGAGTTTTGCTATTTCGTGCTCGTtgtggtttttgtttttactgaTGTTTAATAACAGTTGACAAACATGTAATCAGTGCAGTGATCAGTGATactattttaaattattattaatgcctATCCCGTTTACTTATTGTAAAGTTGTCTTTTAACATATTTTCCGTATTATGTTGTTATACGATCAGAATGTAAACGCCAAGTTAGATTCATCCGCGAATATTACAAATGTTAATACATTGttcagttttatttcattccttCTCTGTGTGCCTTCCCTTACAACACATTGTTTTGCGTGAAAAAGTAACTTTCAGTGAAATAGTGAAAGTGATAATGCTGACCGTTTTCGCGATGTATGCACGAGTACATGAACTTGTACTAGTTGAAAATCGGAGCTTGACAGGTCAACCTTGTGCTATCCTGCAGGAGCTGGTTGATGGGTAAGCCTAGCATGTACTCCATTTTTTTACGTTCATTTCTGCATTATATCCAGATTTACCCAACTCATGAAATTTTTGGATATTGGCAAACCAGTCATTTTAGTGTTGTTTTATAATCTTCAGCTTTTGTGGCCAGATTAGCAATGCAGGAAAAAATACCATCACGTGTATTACTTATTTTC
Proteins encoded in this region:
- the LOC124306820 gene encoding SET and MYND domain-containing protein 4-like isoform X1; the protein is MPKISAPNVKIPCASDAIAVEHSAKLVRHLIATRKIKSGEILILEKPHCSILDQRSIYTYCSHCLQISWTLIPCKYCVYAAYYSELCRDKAWNEYHEIECSIMGFLLCFSVPEQYWLGVRLTIMISQKGMKLATLKEELAHVDRFKGPHTKENSNDGKFCNDQYRNIYTLPNNVGSSFVLKQLVSVLWCALSICMIGRETEMFGKKMEVNYTFTKNPHVIFVGELMLRNVDITLMKATVFGASCRSASYDHGLALLALCRLANHSCDPNTIEQWYTDHLALYAAYPIEKGEQIFRSYVPRYIVMEKSTRRGRLQDRNLMCECIPCKEDWPTLVTYCSYKQKAVTQEAKTKIDAFLQQYLVTHSDFLQKDITQNIPNIIIEVIKMIELLHNLVQKPCSELDMAVTMLKDLYAAADIVYDYVPVTPPGITIQCLVFYASLQHTLSKN